A single genomic interval of Prochlorococcus marinus XMU1406 harbors:
- the glpX gene encoding class II fructose-bisphosphatase, translating into MNQTLIQEILEVVEQAAIASAKLTGLGQKDEADAAAVEAMRLRMGKIEMKGKIVIGEGERDEAPMLYIGEEVGSGSGPGVDFAVDPCEGTNLCANNQRGSMAVLAASDTGGLFNAPDFYMNKLAAPPAAKGKVDIRNSATENLKILSDCLELSIDELTVVVMDRTRHKDLINEIRGCGAKVQPISDGDVQAAIACGFAGTGTHCLMGIGAAPEGVISAAAMRALGGHFQGQLVYDPAIAQTSEWADYTKEGNIKRLNEMGITDIDKIYEANELASGENVVFAGSGITDGLLFDGVKFERDCVRTSSLVISTLDSTARFTNTVHIKDGAKSISL; encoded by the coding sequence GTGAATCAAACTTTAATTCAAGAAATTCTCGAAGTTGTCGAGCAAGCAGCAATTGCTTCAGCAAAACTAACAGGACTTGGTCAAAAAGATGAAGCTGATGCTGCAGCTGTGGAAGCAATGAGATTGCGAATGGGCAAAATTGAAATGAAAGGGAAAATTGTTATTGGTGAAGGTGAAAGAGATGAAGCACCTATGCTTTATATAGGTGAAGAGGTGGGAAGTGGAAGTGGACCAGGTGTTGACTTTGCGGTAGATCCTTGTGAAGGAACAAATCTTTGTGCAAATAATCAAAGAGGCTCTATGGCCGTTTTGGCAGCATCAGATACCGGTGGTCTTTTTAATGCACCTGATTTTTACATGAACAAATTAGCAGCTCCGCCTGCTGCAAAAGGGAAAGTAGATATTAGAAATTCGGCTACTGAAAACTTGAAAATTCTTAGTGATTGCTTGGAACTCTCTATTGATGAACTTACTGTTGTTGTAATGGATAGAACGAGGCATAAAGACTTAATTAATGAAATTCGTGGATGTGGTGCAAAAGTACAACCGATTTCTGATGGTGATGTTCAAGCTGCAATTGCATGTGGGTTTGCAGGAACTGGAACACATTGCTTGATGGGTATAGGTGCAGCTCCAGAAGGTGTTATTTCCGCAGCTGCAATGAGAGCTCTAGGTGGACACTTTCAAGGACAACTAGTTTATGATCCAGCAATCGCTCAAACTTCTGAATGGGCTGATTACACAAAAGAAGGGAATATAAAACGTCTAAATGAAATGGGCATAACAGATATAGATAAAATCTACGAAGCTAACGAATTGGCATCTGGAGAAAATGTTGTTTTCGCTGGAAGTGGAATAACTGATGGATTATTATTTGACGGAGTTAAATTTGAAAGAGATTGTGTTAGAACAAGTAGTTTAGTAATAAGTACATTAGATAGTACTGCAAGATTCACAAATACTGTCCATATAAAAGATGGTGCTAAGAGTATCAGTCTTTAA